GGCGGCGAGATTGACCTCGTCACCCGGGAAGCGGACGGCACCCTGGTGTTCACGGAGGTCCGTCAGCGGCGTACAGACCGCTATGGCAGCGCAGCCGAGAGCGTGACCCCCCGCAAGCTGGCCCTGATGCGGCGGGCCGTCCTGAGTTATCTCGCCCGTGAAGTGGGGCAGGAAGTGGGGTGCCGGCTGGAGGTGCTGACCATTGAGGGAGGGGCAAA
The Deinococcus aerophilus DNA segment above includes these coding regions:
- a CDS encoding YraN family protein — encoded protein: MKGADAEDRAALHLQALGREVLARNYRIPGGEIDLVTREADGTLVFTEVRQRRTDRYGSAAESVTPRKLALMRRAVLSYLAREVGQEVGCRLEVLTIEGGAKSGTLTLFFVD